From Xyrauchen texanus isolate HMW12.3.18 chromosome 9, RBS_HiC_50CHRs, whole genome shotgun sequence, the proteins below share one genomic window:
- the tnk2b gene encoding tyrosine kinase, non-receptor, 2b isoform X2, translating to MQCEEGTEWLLELLMEVQLQQYFLRIRDELNVTRLSHFDYVKNEDLEKIGMGRPGQRRLWEAVKRRKTMCKRKSWMSKVFSGKRPDGDFNPQPASTFRKLSPTPPPVDGQQQALTCLISEKDLALYEKLGDGSFGVVKRGEWFTPNGKVLNVAVKCLKTDVLNQPDALDDFIREVNAMHSLDHQNLIRLYGVILTHPMKMVTELAPLGSMLDRLRKNLGHFLISTLCQYAIQISNGMAYLESKRFIHRDLAARNILLASSELVKIGDFGLMRALPKNNDHYVMQEHRKVPFAWCAPESLKTRTFSHATDIWMFGVTLWEMFTYGQEPWLGLNGSQILHKIDKEGERLPKPEDCPLDIYNVMMQCWAQKTDDRPTFVALREFLVETMPTDMRALQDFDEPDKLQIQMNDVITIIEGRAENYWWRGQNKRTLKVGQFPRNTVTSVAGLSAHDISRPLKNSFIHTGHGDSNPHHCWGFPDRIDDLYLGNPMDPPDVLGLDLNSARPTQLSGRTKKPCYDAVAEDEDQTSLGLHRLSLKKKGLKLKPAAWVSATKIGDRSTYGVRTPGGSTPTEVSLIDFGEELPSATPSPSPVVEVQIPTLAKLALDAENILDRTPPQSPSCSLPRPLHPTPVVDWDARPLPPPPAYDDVAQDEDDIEVSSINSADRGADEPCSPRTPCTPIGEGKAHIEDNLFLPCRQSHASTFSQSVEIFQELQQECMRHLNVPVSSTSPGLEPHRQIVLTFSEDKPQIPPRIPIPPRPVKRTGGEYARWSGEFSPVSGNEEDKERPPQIPPREPLSQPGSRTPSPHVGSPQTHGSFCSSASIYGSSYLSTSPAKFMPTTQSFASDPKYAAPKVIQAQGKDKEPAKGPCILPIVRDGKKVSNTHYYLLPERPSYLDRYNKFFREAESGEEKKHFNTATVKPMVHQPGELKSNFSSNNNSSLTVSGCRGGLKNSLSLCTGSTDGLFSRTDSIGTHDKVRLVQEAVHGVTIEECQTALQNHSWNVQKAVHYLKVEQLFCLGLKTRVDCHKILEMYDWNLELASTQLLDSYGTVKLRH from the exons GTGTTCAGTGGTAAGAGACCAGATGGAGATTTTAATCCCCAGCCAGCCAGTACGTTCCGGAAACTTTCCCCCACGCCGCCTCCGGTGGATGGCCAGCAACAGGCTCTCACCTGCCTTATCAGTGAGAAGGACCTGGCCCTCTATGAAAAACTGGGCGACGGCTCCTTTGGTGTGGTCAAGCGTGGAGAGTGGTTCACGCCAAACGGGAAAGTG CTTAATGTGGCAGTGAAGTGTTTGAAGACAGACGTGCTTAACCAGCCAGATGCTCTGGACGACTTCATCCGGGAGGTCAATGCCATGCACTCTCTTGACCACCAGAACCTCATCCGTCTCTATGGAGTCATTCTCACACACCCCATGAAGatg GTGACTGAGCTTGCACCTCTGGGCTCAATGCTAGATCGTTTGCGAAAGAACCTAGGCCATTTCCTCATTTCCACCTTGTGTCAGTACGCCATCCAGATTTCCAATGGCATGGCTTACCTAGAGTCCAAACGCTTCATCCACCGAGATCTCGCCGCCAGAAACATCTTGCTGGCTTCCAGTGAGCTGGTTAAAATAGGAGACTTTGGACTGATGAGGGCGCTGCCCAAGAATAATGATCATTACGTCATGCAAGAGCATCGCAAAGTCCCTTTTGCCTG GTGTGCCCCAGAGAGCCTGAAGACGCGCACGTTTTCTCATGCCACAGACATATGGATGTTTGGTGTGACACTTTGGGAGATGTTTACCTATGGCCAGGAGCCTTGGCTGGGCCTCAATGGTAGTCAG ATCCTCCACAAAATCGATAAGGAGGGTGAAAGACTGCCTAAACCAGAGGACTGTCCTCTGGACATCTATAATGTCATGATGCAATGTTGGGCTCAGAAAACAGATGACAGGCccaccttcgtggctctaagggagTTTCTAGTGGAGACCATGCCTACTGACATGAGGGCCCTGCAAGACTTTGATGAGCCTGACAAGCTTCAGATCCAGATGAATGATGTCATTACCATCATAGAGGGCAG GGCTGAGAACTACTGGTGGAGAGGTCAGAACAAGCGTACGCTGAAGGTTGGTCAGTTTCCCAGGAACACCGTCACATCAGTAGCGGGCCTCTCTGCCCATGACATAAGCCGTCCACTGAAGAACAGTTTCATCCACACGGGACATGGAGACAGTAACCCTCACCACTGCTGGGGCTTTCCTGACAGGATTGATGA TCTATATCTTGGTAACCCAATGGATCCTCCAGATGTGCTGGGGCTTGACCTAAACTCTGCCAGACCAACACAGCTATCTGGACGCACTAAGA AACCCTGCTATGACGCTGTTGCTGAGGACGAGGACCAAACATCCTTAGGCCTTCATCGACTCTCTTTAAAGAAAAAGGGCCTTAAACTCAAACCAGCTGCTTGGGTCTCTGCTACCAAGATAGGTGATCGTTCCACTTATGGTGTGCGGACTCCAGGGGGCAGCACTCCCACAGAGGTATCTCTGATAGACTTTGGGGAAGAGCTCCCATCAGCCACACCTTCTCCTTCTCCTGTGGTGGAGGTCCAAATCCCCACCCTTGCTAAACTTGCCCTGGATGCAGAGAATATTTTAGACAGAACTCCTCCTCAGAGCCCCTCATGCTCTTTACCTCGCCCCCTTCACCCTACACCAGTTGTGGATTGGGATGCTCGACCCCTACCTCCACCCCCAGCCTATGACGATGTAGCACAAGACGAGGATGACATTGAAGTAAGCTCCATCAACAGTGCGGATCGTGGAGCTGATGAACCTTGCTCTCCACGCACGCCCTGTACTCCCATTGGAGAGGGAAAAGCTCATATAGAAGACAATTTATTTTTGCCCTGCAGGCAGAGCCATGCCTCTACCTTTTCCCAGTCTGTTGAAATCTTCCAAGAGCTGCAGCAGGAGTGTATGAGGCATCTTAATGTACCCGTGAGCTCTACCAGTCCTGGGCTGGAGCCACATCGACAAATTGTCCTAACCTTTTCCGAAGACAAACCCCAGATACCACCACGCATCCCCATCCCACCTCGTCCAGTCAAACGCACAGGTGGCGAGTATGCACGCTGGTCTGGTGAGTTCTCCCCAGTCTCGGGAAACGAGGAGGACAAAGAGCGTCCACCCCAGATCCCTCCTCGAGAGCCCCTCTCCCAACCAGGCTCACGCACGCCCAGCCCACACGTGGGATCCCCGCAGACCCACGGCAGCTTCTGCTCATCCGCCTCCATCTATGGCTCATCCTACCTCTCCACCTCTCCCGCTAAATTCATGCCAACCACTCAGAGCTTCGCCTCAGATCCCAAATATGCTGCGCCCAAGGTCATACAGGCGCAAGGCAAAGACAAGGAGCCAGCCAAAGGGCCCTGCATTCTGCCTATCGTGCGTGATGGCAAGAAAGTCAGCAATACACACTACTACCTCCTGCCAGAGAGGCCTTCGTATCTAGACCGCTACAATAAGTTCTTCAGAGAAGCAGAGAGTGGTGAGGAGAAGAAGCATTTTAACACAGCCACCGTCAAGCCCATGGTTCATCAACCAGGGGAGCTCAAGTCCAACTTCTCTTCCAATAACAACAGCAGTCTGACAGTCTCTGGATGTAGAGGAGGGTTGAAGAACTCTCTCAGCCTGTGCACAGGCAGCACTGATGGCTTATTTAGCAGGACTGACAGCATCGGCACACATGACAAAGTCAGACTG GTGCAGGAGGCTGTCCATGGAGTAACAATTGAAGAATGTCAGACAGCTTTACAGAACCACAGCTGGAACGTGCAGAAGGCTGTGCATTACTTGAAG GTGGAACAGCTCTTCTGTTTGGGGTTGAAGACGAGGGTGGATTGTCATAAGATTCTAGAGATGTATGACTGGAACCTGGAGTTGGCCAGCACCCAACTGTTGGACTCCTATGGCACAGTCAAGCTGAG ACACTGA
- the tnk2b gene encoding tyrosine kinase, non-receptor, 2b isoform X1, translating to MRRFDKLKKSFPFLAHFHVYRKLGSSMQCEEGTEWLLELLMEVQLQQYFLRIRDELNVTRLSHFDYVKNEDLEKIGMGRPGQRRLWEAVKRRKTMCKRKSWMSKVFSGKRPDGDFNPQPASTFRKLSPTPPPVDGQQQALTCLISEKDLALYEKLGDGSFGVVKRGEWFTPNGKVLNVAVKCLKTDVLNQPDALDDFIREVNAMHSLDHQNLIRLYGVILTHPMKMVTELAPLGSMLDRLRKNLGHFLISTLCQYAIQISNGMAYLESKRFIHRDLAARNILLASSELVKIGDFGLMRALPKNNDHYVMQEHRKVPFAWCAPESLKTRTFSHATDIWMFGVTLWEMFTYGQEPWLGLNGSQILHKIDKEGERLPKPEDCPLDIYNVMMQCWAQKTDDRPTFVALREFLVETMPTDMRALQDFDEPDKLQIQMNDVITIIEGRAENYWWRGQNKRTLKVGQFPRNTVTSVAGLSAHDISRPLKNSFIHTGHGDSNPHHCWGFPDRIDDLYLGNPMDPPDVLGLDLNSARPTQLSGRTKKPCYDAVAEDEDQTSLGLHRLSLKKKGLKLKPAAWVSATKIGDRSTYGVRTPGGSTPTEVSLIDFGEELPSATPSPSPVVEVQIPTLAKLALDAENILDRTPPQSPSCSLPRPLHPTPVVDWDARPLPPPPAYDDVAQDEDDIEVSSINSADRGADEPCSPRTPCTPIGEGKAHIEDNLFLPCRQSHASTFSQSVEIFQELQQECMRHLNVPVSSTSPGLEPHRQIVLTFSEDKPQIPPRIPIPPRPVKRTGGEYARWSGEFSPVSGNEEDKERPPQIPPREPLSQPGSRTPSPHVGSPQTHGSFCSSASIYGSSYLSTSPAKFMPTTQSFASDPKYAAPKVIQAQGKDKEPAKGPCILPIVRDGKKVSNTHYYLLPERPSYLDRYNKFFREAESGEEKKHFNTATVKPMVHQPGELKSNFSSNNNSSLTVSGCRGGLKNSLSLCTGSTDGLFSRTDSIGTHDKVRLVQEAVHGVTIEECQTALQNHSWNVQKAVHYLKVEQLFCLGLKTRVDCHKILEMYDWNLELASTQLLDSYGTVKLRH from the exons GTGTTCAGTGGTAAGAGACCAGATGGAGATTTTAATCCCCAGCCAGCCAGTACGTTCCGGAAACTTTCCCCCACGCCGCCTCCGGTGGATGGCCAGCAACAGGCTCTCACCTGCCTTATCAGTGAGAAGGACCTGGCCCTCTATGAAAAACTGGGCGACGGCTCCTTTGGTGTGGTCAAGCGTGGAGAGTGGTTCACGCCAAACGGGAAAGTG CTTAATGTGGCAGTGAAGTGTTTGAAGACAGACGTGCTTAACCAGCCAGATGCTCTGGACGACTTCATCCGGGAGGTCAATGCCATGCACTCTCTTGACCACCAGAACCTCATCCGTCTCTATGGAGTCATTCTCACACACCCCATGAAGatg GTGACTGAGCTTGCACCTCTGGGCTCAATGCTAGATCGTTTGCGAAAGAACCTAGGCCATTTCCTCATTTCCACCTTGTGTCAGTACGCCATCCAGATTTCCAATGGCATGGCTTACCTAGAGTCCAAACGCTTCATCCACCGAGATCTCGCCGCCAGAAACATCTTGCTGGCTTCCAGTGAGCTGGTTAAAATAGGAGACTTTGGACTGATGAGGGCGCTGCCCAAGAATAATGATCATTACGTCATGCAAGAGCATCGCAAAGTCCCTTTTGCCTG GTGTGCCCCAGAGAGCCTGAAGACGCGCACGTTTTCTCATGCCACAGACATATGGATGTTTGGTGTGACACTTTGGGAGATGTTTACCTATGGCCAGGAGCCTTGGCTGGGCCTCAATGGTAGTCAG ATCCTCCACAAAATCGATAAGGAGGGTGAAAGACTGCCTAAACCAGAGGACTGTCCTCTGGACATCTATAATGTCATGATGCAATGTTGGGCTCAGAAAACAGATGACAGGCccaccttcgtggctctaagggagTTTCTAGTGGAGACCATGCCTACTGACATGAGGGCCCTGCAAGACTTTGATGAGCCTGACAAGCTTCAGATCCAGATGAATGATGTCATTACCATCATAGAGGGCAG GGCTGAGAACTACTGGTGGAGAGGTCAGAACAAGCGTACGCTGAAGGTTGGTCAGTTTCCCAGGAACACCGTCACATCAGTAGCGGGCCTCTCTGCCCATGACATAAGCCGTCCACTGAAGAACAGTTTCATCCACACGGGACATGGAGACAGTAACCCTCACCACTGCTGGGGCTTTCCTGACAGGATTGATGA TCTATATCTTGGTAACCCAATGGATCCTCCAGATGTGCTGGGGCTTGACCTAAACTCTGCCAGACCAACACAGCTATCTGGACGCACTAAGA AACCCTGCTATGACGCTGTTGCTGAGGACGAGGACCAAACATCCTTAGGCCTTCATCGACTCTCTTTAAAGAAAAAGGGCCTTAAACTCAAACCAGCTGCTTGGGTCTCTGCTACCAAGATAGGTGATCGTTCCACTTATGGTGTGCGGACTCCAGGGGGCAGCACTCCCACAGAGGTATCTCTGATAGACTTTGGGGAAGAGCTCCCATCAGCCACACCTTCTCCTTCTCCTGTGGTGGAGGTCCAAATCCCCACCCTTGCTAAACTTGCCCTGGATGCAGAGAATATTTTAGACAGAACTCCTCCTCAGAGCCCCTCATGCTCTTTACCTCGCCCCCTTCACCCTACACCAGTTGTGGATTGGGATGCTCGACCCCTACCTCCACCCCCAGCCTATGACGATGTAGCACAAGACGAGGATGACATTGAAGTAAGCTCCATCAACAGTGCGGATCGTGGAGCTGATGAACCTTGCTCTCCACGCACGCCCTGTACTCCCATTGGAGAGGGAAAAGCTCATATAGAAGACAATTTATTTTTGCCCTGCAGGCAGAGCCATGCCTCTACCTTTTCCCAGTCTGTTGAAATCTTCCAAGAGCTGCAGCAGGAGTGTATGAGGCATCTTAATGTACCCGTGAGCTCTACCAGTCCTGGGCTGGAGCCACATCGACAAATTGTCCTAACCTTTTCCGAAGACAAACCCCAGATACCACCACGCATCCCCATCCCACCTCGTCCAGTCAAACGCACAGGTGGCGAGTATGCACGCTGGTCTGGTGAGTTCTCCCCAGTCTCGGGAAACGAGGAGGACAAAGAGCGTCCACCCCAGATCCCTCCTCGAGAGCCCCTCTCCCAACCAGGCTCACGCACGCCCAGCCCACACGTGGGATCCCCGCAGACCCACGGCAGCTTCTGCTCATCCGCCTCCATCTATGGCTCATCCTACCTCTCCACCTCTCCCGCTAAATTCATGCCAACCACTCAGAGCTTCGCCTCAGATCCCAAATATGCTGCGCCCAAGGTCATACAGGCGCAAGGCAAAGACAAGGAGCCAGCCAAAGGGCCCTGCATTCTGCCTATCGTGCGTGATGGCAAGAAAGTCAGCAATACACACTACTACCTCCTGCCAGAGAGGCCTTCGTATCTAGACCGCTACAATAAGTTCTTCAGAGAAGCAGAGAGTGGTGAGGAGAAGAAGCATTTTAACACAGCCACCGTCAAGCCCATGGTTCATCAACCAGGGGAGCTCAAGTCCAACTTCTCTTCCAATAACAACAGCAGTCTGACAGTCTCTGGATGTAGAGGAGGGTTGAAGAACTCTCTCAGCCTGTGCACAGGCAGCACTGATGGCTTATTTAGCAGGACTGACAGCATCGGCACACATGACAAAGTCAGACTG GTGCAGGAGGCTGTCCATGGAGTAACAATTGAAGAATGTCAGACAGCTTTACAGAACCACAGCTGGAACGTGCAGAAGGCTGTGCATTACTTGAAG GTGGAACAGCTCTTCTGTTTGGGGTTGAAGACGAGGGTGGATTGTCATAAGATTCTAGAGATGTATGACTGGAACCTGGAGTTGGCCAGCACCCAACTGTTGGACTCCTATGGCACAGTCAAGCTGAG ACACTGA